A genomic window from Glycine max cultivar Williams 82 chromosome 17, Glycine_max_v4.0, whole genome shotgun sequence includes:
- the LOC102667894 gene encoding serine/threonine-protein phosphatase 7 long form homolog: protein MLVFHMEKEQWLVLLGAIVLGCNGCFQEEKVALLDFKATYAGDLGDVRWRPETHIFHLTCGEATITLQDVSVLLGLPVDGNPLIGSTNIDGIDMREQYLGVRPNANALTDGNTLKLSWLASQFANIQDYMDDEEHLKMFARAWILRFIGGVLLVDKSSKRVPMRYLQFLVAFEECSTYEWGAATLSYLYREMCNATDYNVQSIGGYLLLIQLWAWERCPKLVPSIVPPQQQNNPLGYRWLQNRNPHMASDSVEHYRFKLDTMKRGEFLWVPYSKEVQALLSHLCFAGSAIWRRVVPMICFNVVEWHQPDRVMRQFGLQQPIPGPPLQPSNIHGLTLKGKSGHNWRRLLQPALNEWNCHYERRFQETPPQVGSLSVNSEYMKWFRRKTKLNNAVHVVPIWEKGVEFGRFGTVLDKMTFFAEEEDRIIEAREEAPPSVPQFESQQFDMLARSVETQGLGRRRESVDAEAHVIPAMPERQHGMYYTPDQFTQEPSQMSPLYPYPYQSETSSDINA from the exons ATGTTGGTGTTTCATATGGAGAAGGAGCAGTGGTTGGTATTGTTGGGAGCAATAGTTTTGGGCTGTAATGGTTGCTTCCAAGAAGAGAAGGTTGCGCTGCTGGATTTCAAGGCTACTTATGCCGGTGATTTGGGTGAtgttag GTGGAGGCCAGAGACACACATCTTTCATTTGACATGTGGGGAGGCCACCATCACACTACAAGATGTGTCTGTGTTACTAGGTCTTCCTGTGGATGGCAATCCTTTAATAGGCAGCACAAATATTGATGGGATTGATATGCGTGAACAATATCTTGGAGTCAGGCCAAATGCCAATGCATTGACTGACGGAAACACATTGAAATTAAGCTGGTTGGCTTCACAATTTGCAAATATCCAGGACTATATGGACGACGAAgagcacctcaaaatgtttgCACGTGCTTGGATTTTGAGATTTATTGGAGGTGTCTTGTTGGTGGATAAAAGTAGTAAAAGAGTCCCCATGAGATATTTGCAATTTCTGGTAGCTTTTGAAGAGTGCAGTACTTATGAGTGGGGAGCTGCTACATTGAGTTATTTATACAGAGAGATGTGTAACGCAACAGATTATAATGTGCAATCTATTGGCGGCTACCTTCTCTTAATTCAattgtgggcatgggaacgatgccCTAAATTAGTCCCATCGATTGtgcctccacaacaacaaaacaatccACTTGGTTATAG ATGGTTACAAAATAGAAATCCTCATATGGCCAGTGATAGTGTGGAACACTATCGTTTTAAATTAGATACCATGAAAAGGGGCGAG TTTTTATGGGTCCCTTACTCTAAAGAAGTCCAAGCGTTGTTGAGTCATTTATGTTTTGCTGGGTCTGCAATTTGGAGACGTGTAGTGCCGATGATTTGTTTCAATGTTGTTGAATGGCATCAGCCAGATAGAGTCATGAGGCAATTTGGACTGCAACAACCTATACCTGGCCCTCCATTGCAACCTAGCAATATACATGGCCTAACACTAAAAGGAAAAAGTGGACATAATTGGAGGCGACTACTGCAGCCAGCGCTTAATGAATGGAATTGTCACTATGAAAGACGGTTTCAAGAAACGCCACCACAAGTTGGGTCCCTCAGTGTGAATTCTGAGTATATGAAGTGGTTTAGGCGTAAAACCAAATT AAACAATGCAGTTCATGTTGTCCCCATATGGGAGAAGGGTGTCGAATTTGGACGATTTGGCACCGTGCTTGATAAGATGACTTTTTTTGCTGAGGAAGAGGATAGAATTATTGAGGCACGTGAAGAAGCTCCTCCTTCGGTTCCACAATTTGAAAGTCAACAGTTTGATATGTTGGCTAGGAGTGTGGAGACCCAAGGTTTAGGGCGACGTAGGGAAAGTGTGGATGCAGAAGCACATGTTATTCCTGCGATGCCAGAGCGCcaacatggaatgtattacacaccTGATCAgttcacccaagagccatctCAAATGTCGCCCCTATATCCGTACCCATATCAAAGTGAAACTTCATCAG ATATCAACGCCTAA